A stretch of Rhinoderma darwinii isolate aRhiDar2 chromosome 4, aRhiDar2.hap1, whole genome shotgun sequence DNA encodes these proteins:
- the LOC142760431 gene encoding speedy protein 1-B-like translates to MIDECRKRRKEHTLQPEERTAFYNLLDDEQIQLFLAKDICLRISDKYLLAMVLVYFKRAGLRTEEYRENFFASLFLANQFEEDEDFRDEIYAWALGSDWEMKTEELHHQRDQLLCRMDFRAWVARTTCDLIMAQDPFHWAWMRNRQIHHSWAIRASRRNKEEFYTRGPWKSALSCARCRNIILHPCMWKVEGNIISRIDTAVDPETPIEVPD, encoded by the exons ATGATAGACGAGTGccggaagaggaggaaggagcataCCCTGCAGCCAGAAGAACGGACTGCTTTCTACAATCTCCTCG atgatgagcagatccagctgtttttggccaaggacatCTGTTTGAGGATTTCGGACAAG TATCTGCTGGCCATGGTCCTCGTGTATTTCAAGAGAGCCGGACTGCGTACCGAGGAATATAGAGAGAATTTCTTTGCATCCCT atttctagcgaaccagttcgaggaggacgaggacttcAGAGACGAGATCTACGCGTGGGCCTTAGGAAGTGACTGGGAAATGAAGACAGAAGAGCTGCATCACCAACGCGACCAGTTGCTCTGCCGGATGGACTTTAGAGCGTGGGTGGCCCGGACCACATGTGATCTG ATCATGGCACAAGACCCTTTCCACTGGGCATGGATGAGAAACAGGCAAATCCATCACAGCTGGGCCATACGTGCGTCAAGGAGAAATAAAGAGGAGTTTTACACCCGAGGCCCATGGAAGAGCGCGCTGTCCTGTGCCCGTTGTAGAAACATCATTTTGCATCCGTGCATGTGGAAAGTGGAAGGAAACATCATTAGCCGGATAGACACAGCAGTGGACCCGGAGACACCGATTGAGGTCCCTGACTAA